The Nostoc sp. PCC 7524 nucleotide sequence GGGAACGAATTACTATTGACTTGTATATTTTGCGTCGTCTGGCGGCTTTAGTACAAAGAAAAGTCAAACGGGTACGCAGTGACTTAGTAGGGATTTTAGATGAATTAGGCGATCGCATTTTTGAAGAAATGGATTATATCCACGAAGGCGAAAATGCTGAACGCTTTTTTGAGCTATATGGTCACATAAAAGACATTTATGTACCGAAGATTTACTGGGAATATACCAACCGTCGTGTATTAACGATGGAGTGGATTAACGGCACAAAGTTAACCCAAACAGCAGAAATTAAAGCCCAAGGTATAGATGCGCGTTACTTAATTGAAGTGGGTGTCCAGTGTTCTTTGAGACAACTTTTAGAGCATGGATTTTTCCACGCTGATCCCCATCCAGGTAACTTGTTAGCTACACCCGACGGCCAACTAGCTTATCTTGACTTTGGGATGATGAGCGAGATTAAACCACCCCAACGTTATGGTTTAATTGAGGCGATCGTTCACGTTGTTAACCGTGACTTTGAAGGGTTAGCGCAAGACTACGTTAAGCTAGATTTTCTATCCCCAGAAACAGATTTAACACCGATTATTCCAGCCTTTGGTAAAGTATTTGCGGATGCTCAAGGAGCTAGTGTAGCTGAACTCAACATTAAAAGCATTACAGATGAACTATCAGCTTTGATGTATGAGTATCCTTTCCGCGTACCTCCCTACTACGCTTTAATTATTCGCTCTCTGGTGACACTGGAAGGTATAGCTATATATATAGACCCCAACTTCAAAGTTCTCAGTGAAGCTTACCCTTACGTTGCTAAACGTTTGCTCACCGACCCTGCGCCAGAATTAAGATCATCACTGCGAGACTTGCTGTTTAAAGAGGGTAAATTCCGGTGGAATCGTTTAGAAAACCTGTTACGCAATGCGCGGAAAAATCAAGACTACGACCTCAATTTAGTAGTCAATCAAGGCGTAGACTTTCTGGCTTCTGAACGCGGCGCTTTCATTCGCGACAAGTTGGTAGATGAATTCTTTAACGGCATCAACGCTTTAGGTAAAAACGTTCTGCACAACTTCACCTATCTACTTAGAGAGCGTGTAGGTATTACAGCCATCAACGAAACTCCCGCAGCCACGGTTGAGCAACAACAAACTTTAGAGCATATCAAAAATATCTCTAATATTCTGAGAGAAACCCGTGGTTTTGACCCAGTGCAACTTGCACCGCAAATAGGACAATTGTTGTTCAATCCAGATGTGCAACGTTTAGGTCAACAAGTGACTAATCAATTAGTGCAGAAAGCTATCATTCGGCTGATTCGGGAATTACTCGCAGCAGATGAACTTAATCGCACTGAAAATAGTGATTTAATTCCATCTACAAGATTATCTTTGTCTGCAAAAAGAGTATAACCAGGAAACTCATTCTTTGTTATGGAGCAAGGAATGAGGCTCTGCCGACTTGTAGCAACTGCCGTGGAAATTGAATCAAAGTCCCCCCTTTTTAAGGGGTGTAAGGGGGGATCAATAAGTTTCTAAAATCACAGCCAAACACTTTTAAAACAACCTCTTAATCAGTAATCATTAATAAACAAGCTATGATATAAAGCAAGGTTTATTATTTATGCTAATAGTTTTGCCAGCTATTTCAATCATAATTGGATATTATCTATTTTTTCAAACTAATAAATGTTGGCGTAGTGCAGTATTATCCACATCTGTTGTATGGGGTGTAATCGTTACTGTAATTACAGAATCGCTCAGTTTTTTTCATGTACTGAATTTCAATTTTGTAGTATTTTCGTGGCTGCTAGTTAATATTATATTAGCAAGTATTGGATTTAAATTTTATCGTAAAAATCAAAAATGGACTATAAAAAATCCGATTTTAGAGTTACCTAAATTTTTAAATTTTCTATTGTTGAGTGTAGGATTAATTGTAATTGCGATCGCTCTAATTGCTATAGTAGCACCGCCAAATAACTGGGATTCAATGAATTATCACATGACTCGTGTAGTTCATTGGATACAAAATCAGAGTGTTGCCCATTATCCAACTAGTTATACACCACAGCTATATCAAAATCCTTGGTCAGAATTTGCTATTCTGCATTGGCAAATTTTAAGTGGTGTGGATTACTTTGCCAACTTGGTGCAACTGTTCAGTATGGTTGGTTGTATTGTCGGCAATTCGTTAATTGCTCAACAATTAGGAGCAGATTTGCGAGGCCAAGTTTTTACTGCTGTGGTAAGTGCGACAATTCCAATGGGAATTCTGCAAGCATCCAGCACACAAAATGATTATATACTGGCGTTTTGGGTTGTTTGTCTTGCTTATTATGTAATCAAAACTGTACAGCATGGTAAACAGACTACATGGGACATTTACTTACTATTGGCAGGTAGTTTAGGACTAGCGATTTTGACTAAAGGAACTGCCTATTTTTATATCTTTCCCTTTTTAGTCTGGTTGACTTTATCTCAAATCAGATACTTGCGCTGGCAAGTATGGAAGCCTGCTGTCATAGTAGCCATTATTGCTATATGTATTAATATTAGCCACTGGTTACGCAATTATAATTTGTTTGGCTCACCTCTTGGTGAACCCAATGATTATAAAAATGAAATTCTTGGCATTAATGTATTAATTTCTAACATCCTTAGAAATATAGCATTACACATAGGTACACCGATAGGCATAATTAACGCTATTAATTACAAAATCATTCAAATTATACATACATTTATTGGTATAGCAGACAACGATCCCCGTACAACTTTCCTCACCAAAAACTTTTTTGTACCAGGAACTTGGTCAACATTTGGCTTTACTGGTAATGAAAATAGTGCAGGGAATTTCTTACACATTTTACTAATATTTACTTGTATTATTATTTTTATTTTTAAAAAAGAATTAAGAAGACAATCCCAGGTTACTGTTTATCTAATAACTGTTTTAGGTACATTTGTAGTTTTTTGCTACTTAGTAAAATGGCAACCGTGGCATAGTCGCCTACATCTATCATGGTTTGTATTAACATCTCCTTGTATTGGTTTGCTATTGTCCCAGCTAGACCAAAAAAGATTAATTAACTATTTAGCAGTTTTTTTGATTCTCTCATCATTACCTTGGGTATTTTTAAATAGGTATCGACCTTTGATTGGGAGTAATAATATTTTCCAAACCAGTAGAATCGAGCAATATTTTATGAATAGACCTCATCTACTCCAACCCCACTCACAAGCAGTAGAATTCCTTAAGACTAAACAATGTGACTATATAGGACTGGCATTTGAAAATGATGCTTGGGAATACCCATTTTGGATAATGCTACAAGAAAATCAAGGACGAAAGTTTCAATTGCAACATATTAATGTGGCTAATAAATCGGCTATTAAAGAAAATCTTTACCCCTACATAGACTTTGAGCCTTGCAGTGTTATTTACATAAAACCTAGACAGAATAAGCAAGATAATCGGCAAGAGATTAAGTTTGAAGATCAAACTTTTGTGAAAGAGTGGGATTCTCAATACGTTGCTGTGTTTCTTGAAAAGTAATTCCTTGAAAGTTGTGGGGAAACTCCATCCACTGATGGGTGGAATTCTTCATTATATGAAAGCTGCGATCGCTAAATATATAACTTAAAATTTATCAATATTTATTTAATCCTAAATTTCTCATTTTTATAAAATTGGCCTAATTTTAAGAGCCACTATTAATATCTTTTGGATATCCGTTTCTTTCGCGTTTGAGACTTTCTTCTAAGGCTTGAATTTGCTCACGACGAGCTTCTAATTCTAGGGAACGACGGGCTAAATCTTGATTTTGTAACGTTAGTGATTGTCGCCACTGTTCTGCTCGTTCTATTTCTTGTTGCAAAAATTCTGGTGTAACACCAGTGCTGAGGTAAGTTTGTACTAAATACAACACCCAGTCACAAGCATCCTCCATCCGTTCAATATCACCTGTAGACGAAAGTTCTACTAAAACTAGCAACTTTTCGCTCATGGTGTTGCCTTTACCCAGCAAGATGAAGGCCTCTTCTGGAATAATTGTCCACAGATGATCCTCTTCCTGACGTGCTAATAAACGCAACTGGTACTGGTCTAAGAATTCATTTTTATGTACTTGGGCTAGGTATAGCATGACTGTGGCTTGGTTTCCATTCAAATTTCACAATTAAGGTAATGGGAAGACTCCCATTACCCTTTACAGCTATGCTAAACCACGCAGGCGATCGCGTAAAATCTCTGCTTGTTTTTCAGCTTCGGCTAAAGCGTCTCTCGCTGCTTGCACGACATCGGGTCTAGCTTTATCCACAAAGTTGGTATTGCTTAACCTCCCTTTGAGAGATTGCGCTTCTGCTTCCACTTTACTGAGGCTTTTCTCTAGCTTGGCACGCATGGCTTCTATATCCACTACCCCATCTAGAGGTATGACTACCTGTACTGTACCAATTACACCTGCAATGGCTTTTTCTGGTTCTTTAGCTGGTGGTTTTAGTTCTTGTGGTGCTGGAGTTAGTTCTGTGGTGGGTGGGAAGAACCGCGCCCAGAATTTTTGTCTAGCTTCAGCAATCAATAATGTATTGAGGACAAACCAAGCGGTGTAACCTAAACCCACGATTTCAAAGAACGTACCCAGGGCAGGAATATCATCTAAGGTATCGCCAACTGCTAAGGCGATTCTAAAAAAGATTAAACCGACGATAAGCCAGACAATTGTCCGCCAATTCCGGCGCGGTTTTGGCTGTATGACTGTTTTGGCTTGTGGTTCACCTGCAATAGTCAAATTCTCCACTTTGGCTAAATCTTGAATGTAAGATTGTCCAGCCGTGAGAATTTGCCGTTCTTGGGCATTTTCAGACTGTAAGTTCGCTGTGACTTTTACCCCTGGCTTGACTTCCGCCTCGGCGCGTAAGTTGCGGATAGTGCGGATAGTCCCAATTAGCAGTTCAAACTGTGCTTCTAAGTCTGGGTTAATTAAGTTGGTATTGGCTTTGGGATATGCCTGTAAAGCTAAGGTTTGCTTAGAGTCGGCTGGTTGTTGGGTGAGAGTCTGCCAAATTTCCTCGGTGATATGAGGCATAAAGGGATGGAGTAGCTTTAATATCCCTTCGAGTACATAGGCTAAGGTTTGTTGAGCGACTCGCCGCGATGCTGGATTTGCATCTTTTTGCAGTCTGGATTTAACTAACTCAATATACCAGTCGCAAAAATCACCCCAGATGAATTCATATATACCCTTGGCTGCTTCGCCTAAACCGTAATTGTCAATGGAGTTAGTAGTTTGCTGAATAACTTGATGATAGCGGGAAAGAATCCAGCGATCGCTTAACTCTAGGGATTGGGGATTGGGGATTGGGGATTGGGATTTTCCAGTACCCAGTCCCAAGTCCCCAGTCCCAAGTCCGTCGAGGTTCATCATCACAAAGCGGGCAGCATTCCACAACTTGTTGGCAAAGTTGCGGGAAGCTTCTACTGAGGATGATTCATCTTTTTTGCGGTCATATTCTAGGCGAATATCTTGACCTGCACCGGCTACTTCCTTGACTAAGGTGTAACGTAGGGCATCAGTACCGTATTTATCAATTAGCAACAGTGGGTCAATGCCATTGTTAGCCGTCTTGGACATCTTCTTATTATTCTCATCCCTAACCAAACCGTGAATGTAAACAGTTTGGAAGGGCATTGTGTTAGTAAAATGACCAGCCATCATGGTCATTCTCGCTACCCAGAAAAAGATGATGTCAAAGCCTGTAACTAAGGTAGTGGTGGGGTAGTAGGTGGCTAAATCTTGAGTCTTTTCAGGCCAGCCTAATGTGGAAAACGGCCATAGTCCTGAAGAAAACCAGGTATCTAATACATCTGGGTCTTGTTCTAACTGGACATTTTCGCCAAATTGGGCTTTTGCTTTCTCCCAGGCTTCATCGGTGGATTTGGCGACGATAAACGGGGTGGTATCGGTGATTTGTCCACCTGTTTCACTGACAGCATACCAAGCCGGGATTTGATGACCCCACCACAATTGACGAGAAATACACCAATCTCTCAAACTTACCAACCAATCACGGTAAACCTTTGTCCAACGTTGGGGGACAAATTCGGGGGTATTTTTCTGGTAGAGGAATTCTAAAGCCTTATCCGCCATGGGGCGAATTTTCACAAACCACTGAGTAGATAGTAAAGGTTCAATAGGAACTTTACCGCGATCGCTATAAGGAACGGTATGCTTATAATCTTCTACCTTAACTAAAACACCGTCAGCTTCAAGACGTGCAACTACATTCTTTCTAGCTACAAAGCGGTCTTGTCCTTGAAACTCTCCGCCGTTGGCGTTCAGCGTCCCATCTTTATTGAGGATATTGATAAACGGCAGATTGTGACGCTTACCCATTTCAAAGTCGTTCGGGTCATGGGCGGGAGTCACTTTCACACAACCCGTCCCAAAACTGGGGTCTACTAACTCATCACCAATGATGGGAATTTCCCGTTGCATAATTGGCAGAGTCAAAGTTTTCCCAATCAGATGTCTATATCTCTCATCATTGGGATTGACAGCCACACCCGTATCACCAAGCATGGTTTCTGGGCGAGTCGTCGCTACTTCTACATACCCAGAACCATCACTGAGAGGATAGCGGAAATGCCAAAGATTACCCTCAACCTCTTTAG carries:
- a CDS encoding glycosyltransferase family 39 protein → MSVGLIVIAIALIAIVAPPNNWDSMNYHMTRVVHWIQNQSVAHYPTSYTPQLYQNPWSEFAILHWQILSGVDYFANLVQLFSMVGCIVGNSLIAQQLGADLRGQVFTAVVSATIPMGILQASSTQNDYILAFWVVCLAYYVIKTVQHGKQTTWDIYLLLAGSLGLAILTKGTAYFYIFPFLVWLTLSQIRYLRWQVWKPAVIVAIIAICINISHWLRNYNLFGSPLGEPNDYKNEILGINVLISNILRNIALHIGTPIGIINAINYKIIQIIHTFIGIADNDPRTTFLTKNFFVPGTWSTFGFTGNENSAGNFLHILLIFTCIIIFIFKKELRRQSQVTVYLITVLGTFVVFCYLVKWQPWHSRLHLSWFVLTSPCIGLLLSQLDQKRLINYLAVFLILSSLPWVFLNRYRPLIGSNNIFQTSRIEQYFMNRPHLLQPHSQAVEFLKTKQCDYIGLAFENDAWEYPFWIMLQENQGRKFQLQHINVANKSAIKENLYPYIDFEPCSVIYIKPRQNKQDNRQEIKFEDQTFVKEWDSQYVAVFLEK
- a CDS encoding valine--tRNA ligase, with protein sequence MTATIPNLPSLYDPFSTEAKWQKFWEDNQIYKADPNHGGEPYCVVIPPPNVTGSLHMGHAFESALIDVLVRYHRMQGRNTLWLPGTDHASIAVHTILEKQLKAEGKTRYELGRDQFLERAWKWKTESGGTIVNQLRRLGVSVDWSRERFTLDEGLSKAVVEAFVSLYNEGLIYRGEYLVNWCPASQSAVSDVEVESKEVEGNLWHFRYPLSDGSGYVEVATTRPETMLGDTGVAVNPNDERYRHLIGKTLTLPIMQREIPIIGDELVDPSFGTGCVKVTPAHDPNDFEMGKRHNLPFINILNKDGTLNANGGEFQGQDRFVARKNVVARLEADGVLVKVEDYKHTVPYSDRGKVPIEPLLSTQWFVKIRPMADKALEFLYQKNTPEFVPQRWTKVYRDWLVSLRDWCISRQLWWGHQIPAWYAVSETGGQITDTTPFIVAKSTDEAWEKAKAQFGENVQLEQDPDVLDTWFSSGLWPFSTLGWPEKTQDLATYYPTTTLVTGFDIIFFWVARMTMMAGHFTNTMPFQTVYIHGLVRDENNKKMSKTANNGIDPLLLIDKYGTDALRYTLVKEVAGAGQDIRLEYDRKKDESSSVEASRNFANKLWNAARFVMMNLDGLGTGDLGLGTGKSQSPIPNPQSLELSDRWILSRYHQVIQQTTNSIDNYGLGEAAKGIYEFIWGDFCDWYIELVKSRLQKDANPASRRVAQQTLAYVLEGILKLLHPFMPHITEEIWQTLTQQPADSKQTLALQAYPKANTNLINPDLEAQFELLIGTIRTIRNLRAEAEVKPGVKVTANLQSENAQERQILTAGQSYIQDLAKVENLTIAGEPQAKTVIQPKPRRNWRTIVWLIVGLIFFRIALAVGDTLDDIPALGTFFEIVGLGYTAWFVLNTLLIAEARQKFWARFFPPTTELTPAPQELKPPAKEPEKAIAGVIGTVQVVIPLDGVVDIEAMRAKLEKSLSKVEAEAQSLKGRLSNTNFVDKARPDVVQAARDALAEAEKQAEILRDRLRGLA
- a CDS encoding ABC1 kinase family protein; this translates as MNVKTLPTHSRPIEGELQNDTKTLIVRSPTMEPSPSTSLVTTHKQQVSITPDVEPETLLYDPGEIAAHYQARPLQVFRRILAVLGPTISFCLGLWWDSKRGKVVKNDRRRATQLRELLTQLGPAYIKIGQALSTRPDLVPPIYLEELTRLQDQLPPFPNEIAYQFIEEELGQPPEEVYTELSAQPIAAASLGQVYKGKLKTGEEVAVKVQRPDLRERITIDLYILRRLAALVQRKVKRVRSDLVGILDELGDRIFEEMDYIHEGENAERFFELYGHIKDIYVPKIYWEYTNRRVLTMEWINGTKLTQTAEIKAQGIDARYLIEVGVQCSLRQLLEHGFFHADPHPGNLLATPDGQLAYLDFGMMSEIKPPQRYGLIEAIVHVVNRDFEGLAQDYVKLDFLSPETDLTPIIPAFGKVFADAQGASVAELNIKSITDELSALMYEYPFRVPPYYALIIRSLVTLEGIAIYIDPNFKVLSEAYPYVAKRLLTDPAPELRSSLRDLLFKEGKFRWNRLENLLRNARKNQDYDLNLVVNQGVDFLASERGAFIRDKLVDEFFNGINALGKNVLHNFTYLLRERVGITAINETPAATVEQQQTLEHIKNISNILRETRGFDPVQLAPQIGQLLFNPDVQRLGQQVTNQLVQKAIIRLIRELLAADELNRTENSDLIPSTRLSLSAKRV